A genomic segment from Lusitaniella coriacea LEGE 07157 encodes:
- a CDS encoding CHAT domain-containing protein: MLSIQRLVSSLLPREGCQWQIAIAPKVWPCGIASLLLLTPKPAPAQPITPATDGTGTSVTINGNQFDINGGTLSNDSTNLFHSFQQFGLNTNQIANFLANPQLQNILARVVGNDPSVINGLIQITGGSPNLYLMNPSGIIFGANSSLNVPADFTATTATGIGFGNNNWFNAFGDNDYQNLIGNPTQFAFDLAQPGTIINAGNLSLTPGQNVTLLGGTVVNTGTISTQGGTITIAAIPGSSLVSISQPGSLLSLEIEPPRDLQGNILPFSALDLPQLLAGTGVETGLTLNGNNRVQLRNSGATIPTEMGTTIVSGNLDVFSPQMGGEINVLGNRVGLMGATLNASGGNGGGNVRIGGDFQGQGTIFNAQQTLVSADSTINADAIQNGDGGRVIIWADETTGFFGNITAQGGANGGNGGFVEVSGAQNLSFQGFVDTSAPLGNNGTLLLDPTNITIVAGATPNPPNAGDGTWAFMEDVGDQTIGADAIAALLEMGDLILQASGDINVNATITYTGSTARSLTLDASGSIIFNNNAQFATTNAPLTRTLVGSLPPGVQAMETITPTNSGMGNMTLNDQANNLSQNSPNNNNNPGQQGNNNNPNAAGGGRLEPSNSGPGRDRGNNNRGSSREGSRQPRQAGRGQNAGGGRLDSQGNFSNFAGRLDGHLSRSFGNHLGIPEPPPVTLSETQETLGNIVTLTGAQPALIYVSFVQADLPESSAESQLARDRLDISLVTSSGQVFHHRVDVSQEEVLNVAKRLRATITNARNPRGYLAPAQQMYQWLIAPLEADLKENNINNLVFILDAGLRSIPLAALHDGEQFVVENYSVGLMPSLALTDTRYVDLKNLSVLAMGASTFKTLNPLPAVPQELSLIANRLWQGRILLNEDFTLNNLQTSRTQTPYGILHFATHAEFKKGALKNSYIQLGDTQLTLDRLRSLNLNNPPVELLVLSACQTALGDPEAELGFAGLAVLAGVKTALGSLWYVSDSGTLGLMTTFYEELKDAPIKAEALRQAQVSMLRGEVRFEGGQLVTPHGTFPLSPELGEVENTELRHPYYWSAFTMVGSPW, from the coding sequence ATGCTGTCGATTCAACGCCTTGTTTCATCTCTTCTTCCGCGTGAGGGTTGCCAATGGCAGATCGCGATCGCACCGAAGGTGTGGCCCTGCGGGATCGCGTCTCTTCTCCTATTGACCCCAAAACCTGCACCAGCACAACCGATTACCCCCGCAACCGATGGAACCGGAACGAGTGTTACCATCAACGGCAATCAATTCGACATTAACGGTGGAACTCTATCCAATGACAGTACAAACCTCTTCCACTCCTTCCAACAATTCGGACTCAACACCAACCAAATCGCCAACTTTCTCGCCAACCCACAACTTCAAAACATTCTCGCTAGAGTCGTTGGCAACGATCCTTCCGTTATCAATGGGTTAATTCAAATCACTGGAGGGAGTCCCAACCTTTACCTAATGAATCCTTCTGGGATTATTTTTGGTGCAAATTCAAGTTTGAACGTTCCCGCCGATTTCACCGCCACAACTGCCACGGGAATTGGATTTGGCAATAACAATTGGTTCAACGCCTTTGGAGACAACGACTATCAAAACCTAATCGGCAATCCAACACAATTTGCTTTCGATCTCGCGCAACCCGGCACAATCATCAACGCGGGAAATTTATCCCTTACCCCAGGACAAAATGTAACCCTTTTAGGGGGAACCGTCGTTAATACCGGGACAATTTCTACCCAAGGCGGAACTATTACCATTGCGGCAATTCCCGGAAGCAGTTTAGTCAGCATTTCCCAACCGGGAAGTTTGTTGAGTTTGGAAATCGAACCTCCCAGAGATTTACAAGGGAATATTCTGCCCTTTTCTGCCTTAGATTTGCCTCAACTCCTTGCAGGGACGGGAGTTGAAACCGGATTGACTCTCAATGGCAATAATCGCGTTCAGTTGAGAAATTCCGGCGCAACGATTCCCACCGAGATGGGAACGACGATTGTTTCAGGGAATTTGGATGTGTTTTCCCCTCAAATGGGGGGAGAAATTAATGTTTTGGGGAATCGAGTCGGACTGATGGGTGCAACCCTCAACGCTTCAGGAGGGAATGGCGGTGGAAATGTACGAATTGGGGGAGATTTTCAAGGTCAGGGGACGATTTTTAACGCGCAGCAAACCCTTGTGAGTGCTGATTCGACGATTAATGCCGATGCGATCCAAAATGGCGATGGGGGACGGGTCATTATTTGGGCGGATGAAACGACAGGATTTTTCGGCAATATTACAGCACAAGGGGGCGCAAATGGGGGAAATGGCGGTTTTGTGGAAGTTAGCGGCGCACAAAACCTCAGTTTTCAAGGATTTGTCGATACTTCCGCTCCTTTAGGGAATAATGGAACACTATTGCTCGATCCGACGAATATTACGATTGTTGCAGGCGCAACGCCCAATCCACCCAATGCGGGAGATGGCACGTGGGCATTTATGGAGGATGTAGGGGATCAGACAATTGGTGCAGACGCGATCGCGGCACTATTGGAAATGGGCGATCTCATCCTACAAGCCAGTGGCGATATTAATGTTAATGCAACCATTACTTATACTGGATCGACCGCGCGATCGCTCACTTTAGATGCGAGTGGTTCGATTATCTTCAATAACAACGCGCAATTTGCGACAACAAATGCACCTTTAACTCGCACGCTTGTGGGTTCGCTTCCCCCTGGCGTTCAAGCGATGGAGACGATAACACCCACCAATTCAGGGATGGGGAATATGACCCTGAACGATCAAGCCAATAACCTCAGTCAAAATTCGCCGAACAATAATAATAACCCCGGACAACAAGGTAATAACAATAACCCCAATGCTGCGGGTGGGGGTCGCCTCGAACCCTCCAATAGCGGTCCGGGGCGCGATCGCGGAAATAACAATCGCGGGTCTTCAAGAGAAGGCTCCAGACAGCCGAGACAGGCGGGACGGGGGCAAAACGCGGGTGGGGGTCGCCTCGACTCCCAAGGCAACTTCTCCAACTTTGCAGGGCGGCTAGACGGTCATCTCAGCCGTTCCTTTGGCAACCATCTCGGTATCCCCGAACCTCCACCCGTTACCTTAAGCGAAACCCAAGAAACATTAGGAAACATCGTTACGCTGACGGGGGCGCAACCCGCCCTCATTTATGTCAGCTTCGTTCAAGCCGATCTTCCCGAATCTAGTGCTGAGTCTCAATTGGCGCGCGATCGTTTGGACATATCCCTGGTTACCTCCTCCGGACAAGTCTTTCATCATCGCGTTGATGTATCCCAAGAAGAAGTTCTCAATGTTGCCAAACGCCTCCGCGCCACCATCACCAATGCCCGCAATCCCAGAGGCTATCTGGCACCCGCACAACAGATGTATCAATGGCTCATTGCACCCCTGGAAGCGGATTTGAAGGAAAATAATATTAACAATCTCGTGTTTATTCTCGATGCGGGGTTGCGTTCCATTCCCCTCGCCGCACTCCACGATGGCGAGCAATTTGTTGTTGAGAACTACAGCGTTGGCTTGATGCCCAGCCTTGCCTTGACGGATACTCGCTATGTAGACCTGAAGAACCTTTCCGTCCTCGCGATGGGGGCTTCAACCTTCAAAACGCTCAATCCACTTCCTGCGGTTCCCCAAGAACTGAGTTTAATTGCCAATCGGTTATGGCAAGGTCGCATTCTGCTCAACGAAGATTTTACCCTCAATAATCTTCAAACCTCTCGCACTCAAACCCCCTACGGCATTCTGCACTTCGCCACTCACGCAGAATTTAAAAAAGGAGCGCTGAAAAACTCCTACATTCAACTCGGCGACACGCAACTGACCCTCGATCGCCTGCGCAGTTTAAACTTAAACAATCCCCCCGTCGAATTGTTGGTTTTGAGTGCTTGTCAAACCGCCCTCGGAGATCCAGAAGCAGAGTTAGGATTTGCAGGACTTGCCGTCCTTGCTGGTGTAAAGACGGCGTTAGGAAGTTTGTGGTATGTCAGCGATTCGGGAACTTTGGGGTTGATGACCACCTTCTACGAAGAATTGAAAGATGCGCCCATTAAAGCCGAGGCGCTGCGACAGGCACAAGTTTCGATGCTGCGGGGTGAGGTTCGTTTTGAAGGGGGTCAACTTGTTACGCCTCATGGAACGTTCCCCTTATCTCCAGAGTTAGGAGAAGTTGAAAATACTGAACTCAGACATCCCTATTATTGGAGTGCTTTTACGATGGTTGGCAGTCCTTGGTGA
- a CDS encoding shikimate dehydrogenase has protein sequence MKNITGQTKLLGVIGHPVEHSLSPAMHNAAIARLGLDYVYLPLPVHPEDLAEAVAGFAAIGLVGFNITIPHKQAILPFLSETSPVAQMVGAVNTVWRKDTGWYGTNTDVEGFIAPLKAIARDWSQITPVILGNGGAARAVIAGCAELGCSQIFVVGRNPEKLDRFKQSWQNTPLADRLRVFSWDELPGLVSQTGLLVNTTPVGMASQRDRAPIEANILRELPSGAIAYDLIYTPSPTLFLQQAQECGATIVDGSEMLVQQGAAALQMWLGQPVPVNEMRQALLAQLE, from the coding sequence GTGAAAAATATTACAGGTCAAACGAAACTATTAGGAGTCATCGGACATCCGGTAGAACATTCTCTTTCGCCAGCGATGCACAATGCCGCGATCGCGCGACTCGGACTCGATTACGTCTATCTCCCACTCCCAGTACATCCAGAGGATTTAGCCGAGGCGGTGGCGGGTTTTGCCGCTATTGGTTTGGTGGGGTTTAATATTACGATTCCTCACAAACAAGCAATTCTGCCTTTCCTTTCCGAAACCTCCCCTGTCGCACAAATGGTGGGTGCAGTAAACACGGTTTGGCGCAAGGATACGGGATGGTACGGGACAAATACCGATGTTGAGGGATTTATTGCCCCGTTGAAAGCGATCGCGCGAGATTGGAGTCAAATTACCCCCGTTATTTTAGGAAATGGTGGCGCGGCAAGGGCAGTCATCGCGGGGTGTGCGGAATTGGGGTGTTCGCAGATTTTCGTTGTGGGGCGCAATCCAGAAAAACTAGACCGATTTAAACAAAGTTGGCAAAATACGCCCCTTGCCGACCGGCTGAGGGTTTTTTCCTGGGATGAATTGCCGGGGTTGGTATCCCAAACCGGACTCCTGGTGAATACGACTCCAGTGGGGATGGCTTCCCAACGCGATCGCGCGCCCATTGAAGCAAATATTTTGAGAGAATTACCATCGGGCGCGATCGCCTACGATCTCATCTATACCCCCAGTCCAACCCTATTTCTCCAACAAGCACAAGAGTGCGGTGCAACGATCGTTGATGGGTCGGAAATGCTCGTACAGCAAGGTGCAGCCGCATTACAAATGTGGTTGGGACAACCCGTTCCCGTCAACGAAATGCGTCAGGCGTTGTTGGCACAATTAGAGTAG
- a CDS encoding diflavin flavoprotein, producing the protein MKAKDVQVFPITTNTRVLRSRTWDRLKFEIEYALQHGTTANTYLIQADKIALFDPPGESFSDIFLSALQERIDPKTIDYIILGHVNPNRGVTLKELLKIAPQITFVTSNPGAISLKKILEDQTLNIKVIKTEETLDLGQGHVLEFILTPSPRWPDQLCTYDPKTAILYTDKLFGAHVCGDQVLDEGWNIYREDRRYYFDCLMAPHATQTESALEKLSAKPAQLYATGHGPLVRYGLTELTSSYKEWLKQQKASKSSVAVLYASAYGSTATLASAIARGVTKAGVAVESINCEFAEPDEIKAAVAKAEGFIMGSPTLGGHAPTPVQTALGIVLATADKTKLSAAFGSYGWSGEAIDLLEQKFKDAGYRQGFEPIRVKFKPTDSTLKYCEESGTDFAQILKRQQKKRTLKQPTADSQADRTEQAVGRIVGSLCVVTTQKGELSSAMLASWVSQATFNPPGLTISVAKERAIESIMHAGDSFVLNILPDEKPQLQKQFTKNYKPGEDRFEGIETEEAENGCPLLKDSLAYLECRVNNRMECGDHWVVYAVAERGQVLDDEGVTAVHHRKSGSFY; encoded by the coding sequence ATGAAAGCCAAAGACGTTCAAGTTTTCCCTATTACAACGAATACGAGAGTACTGCGATCGCGCACTTGGGATAGACTCAAGTTTGAAATTGAATACGCCCTACAACACGGCACAACCGCCAACACGTATCTCATTCAAGCCGATAAAATTGCCCTCTTTGACCCCCCAGGGGAATCCTTTTCCGACATCTTCCTCAGCGCCTTACAAGAACGGATCGATCCCAAAACCATCGATTACATCATTCTCGGTCACGTTAATCCCAATCGTGGCGTAACCCTCAAAGAACTCCTCAAAATTGCGCCGCAAATCACCTTTGTCACCTCAAATCCGGGCGCAATTTCCCTTAAAAAAATCCTAGAAGACCAAACCCTTAATATCAAAGTTATTAAAACCGAAGAAACCCTCGATTTGGGTCAAGGACACGTTCTTGAATTCATTCTCACTCCCAGTCCCCGATGGCCCGATCAATTGTGTACCTACGACCCCAAAACCGCAATACTCTACACCGATAAACTCTTTGGAGCGCACGTTTGTGGCGATCAAGTTTTGGATGAAGGGTGGAATATCTACAGAGAAGACCGACGTTACTACTTCGATTGTCTCATGGCTCCCCACGCCACCCAAACCGAAAGCGCCCTCGAAAAACTCAGCGCAAAACCCGCCCAACTTTACGCAACGGGTCACGGTCCCTTAGTTCGTTACGGTTTGACCGAATTAACGAGTTCCTATAAAGAGTGGTTAAAACAGCAAAAAGCAAGCAAATCCAGCGTTGCAGTCCTTTATGCCTCCGCTTATGGGAGTACCGCCACTCTTGCCAGCGCGATCGCGCGCGGCGTGACCAAAGCCGGAGTAGCAGTAGAGTCAATTAATTGCGAATTTGCCGAACCCGACGAAATTAAAGCCGCAGTGGCAAAAGCAGAAGGTTTTATTATGGGTTCCCCCACCCTCGGCGGACACGCCCCAACCCCCGTCCAAACCGCGTTAGGGATTGTCCTCGCCACAGCAGATAAAACAAAATTAAGTGCGGCTTTTGGTTCCTACGGTTGGAGTGGCGAAGCCATCGATCTCCTCGAACAAAAATTCAAAGATGCCGGATACCGTCAGGGGTTTGAACCCATCCGCGTCAAATTCAAACCCACCGATTCCACCCTGAAATATTGCGAAGAATCAGGAACCGACTTCGCTCAAATTCTCAAGCGACAGCAGAAAAAACGTACCCTCAAACAACCGACCGCCGACTCCCAAGCCGACCGAACCGAACAAGCCGTTGGTCGTATCGTGGGTTCTCTCTGCGTTGTCACCACCCAAAAAGGCGAACTGAGTAGCGCAATGCTCGCGTCCTGGGTGTCTCAAGCGACATTTAATCCTCCGGGTTTAACCATTTCCGTTGCCAAAGAACGGGCGATTGAATCGATCATGCACGCGGGAGATAGCTTTGTTCTCAATATCCTCCCCGACGAAAAACCGCAATTGCAAAAGCAATTCACGAAAAACTACAAACCTGGAGAAGACCGTTTTGAGGGGATCGAAACTGAAGAGGCGGAAAACGGCTGTCCCCTGCTAAAAGATTCCTTGGCGTACTTGGAGTGTCGCGTTAATAATCGCATGGAATGCGGCGATCACTGGGTTGTCTATGCAGTTGCCGAGCGCGGGCAAGTGTTAGATGATGAGGGCGTAACCGCAGTTCACCATCGCAAATCGGGCAGTTTTTATTAA
- a CDS encoding winged helix-turn-helix transcriptional regulator: MTQSRRSPCPIACSLDLIGDRWTLLVIRDMMFFGKQRFEEFLESPEGISTNILSTRLKGLEEMGLVEKQPYSNHPRRMNYSLTERGKSLRPVLRTMIAWGLKHIPDTTIPDREQSGH; the protein is encoded by the coding sequence ATGACTCAATCTCGCCGTTCCCCTTGTCCGATTGCTTGTTCCCTCGATTTAATTGGCGATCGTTGGACGCTGCTTGTGATTCGGGACATGATGTTTTTTGGGAAACAGCGTTTTGAGGAGTTTCTAGAATCTCCCGAAGGCATTTCAACCAATATTCTCTCCACTCGCCTTAAGGGACTTGAGGAGATGGGTTTGGTGGAAAAACAGCCCTACAGCAACCATCCTCGCCGCATGAACTATTCCTTAACCGAACGGGGGAAAAGCCTGCGTCCAGTACTTAGAACGATGATTGCGTGGGGACTAAAGCATATTCCCGATACAACAATTCCCGATCGCGAACAGTCTGGGCATTGA
- a CDS encoding cupin domain-containing protein translates to MSQVQPSVKTGQNFAVTDLGLFSQLQQFTFETPETSRKFAGKVFVKEMLDLSSAEISFNALPPSKSVPFYHKHRLNEEIYIFIRGTGEFQVDGCVFPVGEGTIVRVDPEGERCMRNTSKTEDLCWMVIQSRVGSHPDHTIQDGFGVQKRVSWVGKQKI, encoded by the coding sequence ATGTCTCAAGTTCAACCCTCCGTAAAAACCGGACAAAACTTTGCCGTAACTGATTTAGGACTATTTTCCCAATTGCAGCAATTTACCTTTGAAACTCCGGAAACCTCAAGGAAGTTTGCCGGAAAGGTATTTGTGAAGGAGATGCTCGATCTTTCCAGCGCAGAGATTTCCTTCAACGCGCTTCCTCCCAGTAAGTCTGTACCCTTTTATCACAAGCACCGTTTGAACGAGGAAATTTATATCTTTATTCGGGGAACGGGAGAGTTTCAAGTTGATGGTTGTGTTTTTCCTGTTGGCGAAGGAACCATCGTTCGTGTAGATCCTGAAGGAGAACGCTGTATGCGAAATACCTCGAAGACAGAGGACTTGTGCTGGATGGTGATTCAATCGCGAGTCGGTTCTCACCCAGACCATACTATTCAAGACGGATTTGGCGTTCAAAAGCGAGTGAGTTGGGTGGGGAAGCAAAAGATTTAG
- a CDS encoding BamA/TamA family outer membrane protein → MRLSSAAILTLAALAAGELTHPAIASEMRLYESEKQEINTPKTATSNHILAQATPVTAAPETAATPEFSQPTLVAQEVPSNLVVPATNIRITGASEELQEIIRSTIRTRVGGDTSQKQIQQDVNAILSTGLFASAHATSTPNPNGLDIVYEVNPVILQSIQLNNAQALTPEVVNSIFASQVGQPISPAAIKKGLANINNWYGENGYILAQVSDARPANNGTLTIDVAEGIVGDVNLRFVDDLGKPAEGRTQESYIRSGLKLQQGQPFRVDVAREDLRQLYQLGLFKKADIDLQGDAKQVDVTYELTEQASRGFDAGGGYSDSTGLFGSIRYNDQNVGGLNQQLGVNVQAGTRDLQFNANYGRAYRASRPDDLGYNVTAFRSRNDSDALDDVALANGDDPKESSIGGGVAVSKPIDGWNTSLGVNYARTSIRNNEGELAPTDVNGNQLTVSETGVDDLVTVRASVGRDERDNPINPTSGSVLNFSTEQSIPIGNGSILMNRLQANYSQYVPVSLLKQDSPEVLAFNVQGGTTLGDLAPYQAFTLGGVNSVRGYGNGDLATARSYVLASAEYRVPLFNSPVSGVLFADFASDLGSNNSVPGELGADKPGTGFGYGTGVRVDSPLGIIRADFGINNQGESRVQFGLGQRF, encoded by the coding sequence ATGCGTCTCTCATCGGCAGCAATTTTAACATTAGCAGCATTAGCAGCAGGGGAATTAACCCATCCCGCGATCGCATCAGAGATGCGGCTCTACGAAAGCGAGAAACAAGAAATCAACACCCCAAAAACTGCCACTTCCAACCACATTCTCGCCCAAGCAACCCCCGTTACAGCAGCACCAGAAACCGCAGCAACCCCCGAATTCTCTCAACCCACCTTAGTTGCCCAGGAAGTCCCCAGCAATCTCGTCGTTCCCGCCACCAACATCCGCATCACAGGCGCTAGCGAAGAACTCCAAGAGATTATTCGCAGCACGATTAGAACCCGCGTCGGGGGAGATACCAGCCAAAAGCAAATTCAGCAAGACGTTAACGCCATTTTAAGCACGGGTCTATTCGCCAGCGCCCACGCCACCAGCACCCCCAATCCCAATGGGTTAGATATCGTCTACGAAGTCAATCCCGTCATCCTACAATCAATTCAACTCAACAACGCTCAAGCCCTCACCCCCGAAGTCGTCAACTCCATCTTTGCCAGCCAAGTCGGACAACCCATCAGTCCCGCCGCCATCAAAAAAGGATTGGCAAACATCAATAACTGGTACGGAGAAAACGGCTACATTCTCGCTCAAGTCAGCGACGCGCGACCCGCCAACAATGGAACCCTAACCATCGATGTCGCTGAAGGGATCGTAGGAGATGTTAACCTGCGTTTTGTAGACGATCTCGGCAAGCCAGCAGAAGGACGCACCCAAGAATCCTACATCCGTTCCGGACTCAAACTCCAACAGGGGCAACCTTTCCGCGTCGATGTCGCTAGAGAAGACCTGCGCCAACTCTATCAACTCGGACTCTTCAAAAAAGCAGACATCGATCTCCAAGGCGATGCCAAACAAGTAGACGTTACCTACGAACTCACCGAACAAGCATCGCGCGGTTTTGATGCAGGAGGCGGTTACAGCGACAGTACCGGACTCTTTGGGTCGATTCGCTACAACGACCAAAACGTTGGCGGTCTGAACCAACAACTGGGCGTAAACGTCCAAGCGGGAACGCGGGATTTACAATTCAATGCCAACTACGGAAGAGCATATCGCGCCAGCCGTCCCGACGACTTGGGCTATAACGTCACTGCCTTCCGCAGTCGCAACGATTCCGATGCGTTAGATGATGTTGCCCTTGCCAACGGCGACGACCCCAAAGAATCGAGCATTGGCGGCGGCGTAGCCGTCTCCAAACCCATTGATGGCTGGAATACATCGTTGGGAGTGAATTATGCGCGCACCAGCATTCGCAATAATGAGGGCGAACTCGCTCCTACGGATGTCAATGGCAATCAACTCACTGTTAGTGAAACGGGAGTTGACGATCTCGTGACCGTTCGCGCCAGCGTCGGGAGAGACGAACGAGATAACCCGATTAATCCCACTTCCGGTTCGGTTCTCAACTTCAGCACCGAACAATCGATTCCCATCGGCAACGGCAGCATTTTAATGAATCGCCTGCAAGCTAACTATTCTCAATACGTTCCGGTGAGTTTGCTCAAGCAAGACAGTCCCGAAGTTTTGGCATTTAATGTTCAAGGGGGAACGACTTTGGGAGATCTCGCCCCCTATCAAGCCTTTACCCTCGGTGGCGTGAATTCCGTGCGGGGTTACGGCAATGGCGATTTGGCAACGGCGCGCAGTTATGTTCTCGCTTCTGCCGAATACCGCGTTCCCCTGTTTAATTCTCCAGTGAGCGGCGTACTTTTTGCTGATTTCGCTTCCGATTTAGGGTCTAACAATTCGGTTCCCGGAGAGTTGGGTGCAGATAAGCCGGGGACGGGCTTTGGTTATGGGACTGGAGTTCGGGTGGATTCTCCTTTGGGAATTATTCGCGCTGATTTTGGAATTAACAATCAGGGTGAGAGTCGCGTGCAATTTGGTTTGGGTCAGCGCTTTTAG
- a CDS encoding N-acetylmannosamine-6-phosphate 2-epimerase: MNVILENLQHGLIVSCQAPVGSPLHDPSIVAAMAQAAVIGGAKGVRVDTPAHVRATREKLPDTPIIGLWKQHVPGSEVYITPHFEDARAIADAGADIIAIDATLRDRGNADTLQTLIPRIGDELGKLVMADADSIEGAIAAAQAGADCVGTTLYGYTSQTQHLSPPGWDLLQQLVEQLEIPAICEGGIASPDMAETALQLGAHAVVVGGAITGIDLKIQAFQAVFPQSRRI; encoded by the coding sequence TTGAACGTAATTTTAGAGAACTTACAACACGGCTTGATTGTTTCCTGTCAAGCTCCCGTTGGTTCGCCTCTGCACGATCCCTCGATTGTTGCAGCAATGGCGCAAGCGGCAGTAATAGGGGGAGCGAAGGGGGTGCGAGTTGATACTCCAGCACACGTTCGGGCAACGCGGGAAAAACTGCCGGATACGCCAATTATTGGCTTGTGGAAGCAGCACGTTCCAGGATCGGAGGTGTACATTACGCCGCATTTTGAGGACGCGCGCGCGATCGCGGATGCCGGAGCGGATATTATTGCGATTGATGCGACATTGCGCGACCGCGGAAACGCAGACACCCTACAAACCCTCATCCCTCGCATTGGCGACGAACTGGGAAAACTCGTCATGGCAGATGCCGACAGTATAGAGGGCGCGATCGCGGCAGCTCAAGCCGGAGCCGATTGCGTGGGAACCACCCTCTACGGCTACACATCCCAAACCCAACACCTCTCCCCTCCCGGTTGGGACTTACTGCAACAACTCGTCGAACAGCTCGAAATCCCGGCAATTTGCGAAGGGGGGATCGCTTCCCCGGACATGGCAGAAACCGCACTCCAACTGGGCGCGCACGCCGTCGTTGTTGGCGGGGCAATTACAGGGATCGATCTCAAAATCCAAGCATTTCAAGCCGTCTTTCCCCAATCGCGAAGAATTTGA
- the pds gene encoding 15-cis-phytoene desaturase, whose product MRVVIAGAGLAGLSCAKYLTDAGHTPILLERRDVLGGKVAAWKDEDGDWYETGLHIFFGAYPNMLQLFKELGIEDRLQWKEHAMIFNQPNNPGTYSRFNFPDLPAPFNGVAAILRNNDMLTWEEKIRFGIGLIPAMVQGQKYVEEMDKYSWSEWMKRQNIPPRVEKEVFIAMSKALNFINPDEISATILLTALNRFLQEKNGSKMAFLDGSPTERLCEPIADYITKGGGEVRLNAPLKEILLNPDGTVRGFLIRGLNGAKDSVLEADAYVSAMSVDPLKVILPQAWRELDNFKQLEGLEGVPVINLHLWFDRKLTDIDHLLFSRSPLLSVYADMSNTCKAYADPDRSMLELVLAPAKDWINKSDAEIIQATMAELEKLFPQHFGSENPAQLLKSHVVKTPRSVYKAIPGCQACRPDQRTPIANFYLSGDYTMQKYLGSMEGAVLSGKLTAGAIAKDCPVNPNSQSVADKFEPSALGRG is encoded by the coding sequence ATGCGAGTAGTCATTGCCGGAGCAGGTTTAGCAGGACTCTCCTGTGCAAAATATCTAACCGACGCGGGACACACCCCCATCCTTCTCGAACGTCGAGACGTTTTAGGGGGAAAAGTTGCAGCCTGGAAAGACGAAGATGGCGACTGGTACGAAACCGGATTGCACATCTTTTTTGGAGCCTATCCCAATATGCTCCAACTGTTTAAGGAGTTGGGCATTGAAGATCGCCTTCAATGGAAGGAACACGCGATGATCTTCAATCAACCGAACAACCCTGGAACCTACTCTCGCTTCAATTTTCCCGATCTTCCCGCACCCTTTAACGGAGTCGCCGCAATCCTGCGCAACAACGATATGCTCACTTGGGAAGAGAAAATCCGCTTTGGCATCGGCTTAATCCCGGCAATGGTTCAGGGACAGAAGTACGTCGAGGAGATGGACAAATATTCTTGGTCCGAGTGGATGAAGCGGCAAAATATTCCCCCCAGGGTGGAAAAAGAAGTCTTTATCGCCATGTCCAAGGCGTTGAATTTCATTAACCCCGATGAAATTTCTGCAACAATCCTCCTCACTGCTTTGAACCGCTTCCTGCAAGAGAAAAATGGTTCAAAAATGGCGTTTTTGGATGGTTCCCCCACCGAGCGCCTGTGCGAACCGATCGCGGACTATATTACCAAAGGCGGTGGAGAAGTTCGCCTCAATGCACCCCTCAAAGAGATTTTGCTGAACCCAGACGGCACGGTGCGGGGTTTTTTAATCCGGGGGTTAAACGGTGCCAAAGATTCCGTCCTAGAGGCAGATGCCTACGTCTCAGCGATGTCTGTCGATCCTCTGAAGGTCATCCTCCCCCAAGCTTGGCGAGAACTGGACAACTTCAAACAGCTAGAAGGCTTAGAAGGGGTTCCCGTGATTAACCTGCACCTCTGGTTCGACCGCAAGCTCACCGATATCGATCATTTGCTCTTTTCGCGATCGCCCCTACTCAGCGTCTATGCGGATATGAGCAACACCTGTAAAGCTTATGCCGACCCCGATCGTTCGATGTTGGAATTGGTTTTAGCCCCCGCAAAAGATTGGATTAATAAGTCCGACGCAGAAATTATTCAGGCGACAATGGCAGAACTCGAAAAACTTTTCCCGCAACATTTCGGGAGCGAGAATCCCGCCCAATTGCTCAAGTCCCACGTCGTCAAAACCCCGCGTTCGGTGTATAAAGCAATCCCCGGTTGCCAAGCTTGTCGTCCCGACCAAAGAACGCCCATTGCAAATTTTTATTTGAGTGGGGATTACACTATGCAAAAATACTTAGGGAGTATGGAAGGAGCGGTTCTATCTGGGAAGCTAACAGCAGGCGCGATCGCGAAAGATTGCCCTGTAAACCCGAACTCTCAGTCCGTAGCGGACAAATTTGAACCCTCAGCTTTGGGAAGAGGATAA